A genomic segment from Gemmatimonadota bacterium encodes:
- a CDS encoding HAMP domain-containing sensor histidine kinase, whose translation MPPKQLHYRTRLFLILSLFALVPAALLTVLWGVTLGSALPIVTGRAGWDSVAATGRRAIAAAETAPLNRKQRAAFSEHERELGASLEQAERFNYLVRRGAEVVVVSSIIVLAAIGFGASRVAGHLSRQLSRPIDELVDWTELIRRGEQLPSAPRKRGAPEFEILRQRLKMAAVALDLGRQRAVEAERLRAFRESARQVAHELKNPLTPIRFAIDRLRRGAPPELAETVEVLAIETERLERTARSFAQFGRLPEGPPSQIDIGELVRYAATATVPPTMKLDLTVAEGLPMILGYHDALAGAVSNVLLNAVDACEGKGKLTVRVSESSLQGKRAVNIQIEDNGPGIGAQQLKRIWEPYVTNKAGGTGLGLAIARQAVWAHDGSVSAYSDIGTGTRIEFTLPIDALMTET comes from the coding sequence ATGCCCCCGAAGCAACTGCACTACCGTACGCGACTGTTCCTGATCCTGTCACTTTTCGCGCTGGTGCCAGCGGCCTTGCTGACGGTTTTGTGGGGCGTCACGCTCGGCAGCGCGCTCCCAATCGTGACCGGTCGCGCAGGCTGGGACAGCGTGGCAGCGACGGGCCGGCGCGCGATCGCGGCGGCTGAGACGGCCCCGCTCAACCGAAAACAGCGCGCTGCGTTCAGCGAACACGAACGGGAATTGGGCGCCTCGCTGGAGCAGGCCGAGCGCTTCAATTACCTGGTTCGGCGCGGTGCCGAAGTGGTGGTGGTGTCATCGATCATCGTTCTCGCGGCGATCGGATTCGGCGCTTCGCGCGTTGCGGGACATCTCAGCAGACAGTTGAGCAGGCCGATCGACGAGCTGGTCGACTGGACCGAGCTCATAAGGCGTGGCGAGCAATTGCCGTCAGCGCCGCGAAAACGTGGAGCGCCCGAATTCGAGATACTTCGCCAGAGACTCAAGATGGCCGCCGTGGCACTCGATCTCGGCCGTCAGCGCGCCGTTGAGGCGGAGCGCCTCCGCGCATTTCGCGAGAGCGCGCGCCAGGTTGCCCACGAGCTCAAGAATCCGCTGACACCCATTCGCTTCGCGATCGATCGTCTGCGTCGCGGCGCACCGCCAGAACTCGCTGAAACGGTGGAAGTTCTCGCGATTGAAACTGAGCGACTCGAACGTACCGCGCGCAGCTTCGCACAGTTTGGACGCCTGCCGGAAGGACCACCATCGCAGATCGACATCGGCGAGCTGGTGCGATATGCGGCGACCGCTACGGTTCCACCCACGATGAAGCTGGACCTGACCGTCGCGGAGGGACTTCCAATGATACTGGGGTATCACGACGCGCTCGCCGGCGCGGTATCCAACGTGCTGCTCAACGCAGTCGATGCGTGCGAGGGCAAGGGCAAGCTGACCGTTCGGGTGTCCGAATCGTCTCTGCAGGGCAAGCGAGCAGTCAATATTCAGATCGAGGACAACGGCCCCGGAATCGGCGCGCAGCAATTGAAACGCATCTGGGAGCCGTACGTGACTAATAAGGCAGGTGGTACCGGACTTGGATTGGCGATTGCACGTCAGGCCGTGTGGGCGCACGACGGGTCGGTATCGGCATACAGCGACATTGGAACGGGCACCAGGATCGAGTTCACCCTTCCGATCGATGCCTTGATGACGGAGACTTGA
- a CDS encoding NYN domain-containing protein: MPPRHIRPPVAVRGPVAPVHRGPQAATLSASGGAFHAPNAALLIDFDNVTMGIRSDLNAELRSLLSSDIVKGKVSVQRAYADWRRYPQYIVPLSESSIDLIFAPAYGSSKKNATDIRLAIDALELVFTRPEIGTFILLSGDSDFSSLVIKLKEYGKYVIGVGIRESSSDLLVQNCDEYYSYNALAGLVNTREEEVAKWDPYQLAGEAVQRMKRNGDVMRADRLKQVMQQIDSSFDEKNLGMSKFTRFVQEAAHRGILASHKMDNGQLEVDLPKAGAATEAPAEGSTAAPPAAAGVAAPVREPRSRRGRGGRGRDREERRPRGEHPETSATAEHAIVEAPAAPAQSELSFAAHAAPAASERAPEAVAEPVATPPVATPRVAAQPTVAASEDGIGVSGTRLTRDEAFDLMRRAVEYIATHGGNTRASDVRRVARELLGRDSESLSERNFTRILKDAHDSDIIDLRRRGDDYEVRPAVVAAPIVDQLGAAAIANAPKPAANATPAPRGMGPRGVGGRGRHPGPKAAAVPMDLLSVGVVDYDTPAVSSVAVPAVVAPADAAGAVATPAAPAKPARGRKATAKKGVTRAPKAAPPAKPVAKAAAKSARKKTAGRK, from the coding sequence ATGCCACCTCGTCACATCCGGCCCCCGGTCGCAGTTCGCGGCCCGGTAGCGCCGGTGCATCGCGGCCCACAGGCCGCCACGCTCTCCGCTTCCGGAGGCGCCTTCCACGCTCCAAACGCTGCTCTCCTCATCGATTTCGACAACGTCACGATGGGAATTCGCTCGGATCTGAACGCCGAGCTACGCAGCCTCCTCTCATCGGACATCGTCAAGGGAAAGGTATCGGTCCAGCGCGCCTACGCCGACTGGCGACGATACCCGCAGTACATCGTCCCCCTCTCCGAATCCTCGATCGATCTGATCTTCGCGCCGGCCTACGGCTCCTCCAAAAAGAACGCCACCGATATCAGACTCGCGATCGATGCCCTCGAGCTCGTGTTCACGCGACCCGAGATCGGCACGTTCATTCTTCTCAGCGGCGACAGCGATTTCTCGAGCCTGGTCATCAAGCTCAAGGAATACGGCAAGTACGTCATCGGCGTCGGCATTCGTGAATCATCCAGCGACCTTCTGGTTCAGAATTGCGACGAGTACTACAGCTACAACGCGCTCGCCGGCCTGGTGAACACACGCGAAGAAGAAGTCGCCAAGTGGGATCCTTACCAGCTCGCTGGCGAAGCTGTCCAGCGCATGAAGCGCAACGGCGACGTGATGCGCGCCGATCGCCTCAAGCAGGTGATGCAGCAGATCGACAGCTCGTTCGACGAGAAGAACCTCGGCATGTCCAAGTTCACCCGCTTCGTGCAGGAAGCCGCGCACCGGGGGATTCTGGCCTCGCACAAGATGGACAACGGCCAGCTCGAGGTCGATCTGCCGAAAGCCGGAGCTGCCACCGAAGCGCCCGCCGAGGGCTCCACTGCGGCCCCACCTGCAGCAGCAGGTGTCGCAGCGCCTGTACGTGAGCCGCGCAGCCGTCGCGGCCGCGGTGGACGTGGTCGCGATCGTGAAGAGCGTCGTCCGCGCGGCGAGCATCCCGAGACCTCGGCGACAGCAGAACACGCGATCGTCGAAGCACCGGCAGCGCCCGCGCAGTCGGAGTTGTCGTTTGCCGCGCACGCCGCACCGGCCGCAAGTGAGCGCGCGCCCGAAGCGGTTGCAGAACCAGTCGCCACTCCGCCAGTCGCCACTCCGCGAGTCGCTGCCCAGCCAACGGTCGCGGCGAGCGAGGACGGGATCGGTGTATCCGGCACACGGCTCACTCGCGACGAAGCATTCGATCTGATGCGCCGCGCCGTGGAATACATCGCGACGCACGGCGGTAACACGCGCGCCAGCGACGTGCGCCGGGTTGCGCGCGAGCTGCTCGGCCGCGACAGCGAGAGCCTGAGCGAGCGCAACTTCACGCGCATCCTCAAGGACGCGCACGACTCCGACATCATCGATCTGCGACGTCGCGGCGATGACTACGAAGTGCGTCCCGCCGTTGTTGCTGCTCCCATCGTGGATCAGCTCGGCGCAGCGGCGATTGCCAACGCGCCCAAGCCTGCCGCGAATGCGACGCCCGCTCCACGCGGGATGGGACCGCGCGGCGTTGGCGGACGGGGCCGGCATCCCGGTCCAAAGGCAGCTGCCGTTCCAATGGATCTTCTGTCAGTCGGCGTCGTGGATTACGACACCCCGGCGGTATCATCTGTCGCAGTGCCTGCCGTCGTAGCTCCTGCGGACGCAGCAGGTGCGGTTGCGACGCCAGCGGCACCGGCAAAGCCAGCGCGTGGACGCAAGGCTACGGCGAAGAAGGGCGTCACCCGCGCGCCGAAGGCTGCCCCTCCGGCCAAGCCAGTCGCAAAGGCCGCGGCGAAGTCAGCCCGAAAGAAGACCGCCGGCAGAAAGTAG
- a CDS encoding DNA-3-methyladenine glycosylase, which yields MKPGRIIPARFYERDTEIVARDMLGKLLQCNTPEGATSGIIVETEAYVGEHDAACHAAAGLTARTAPLYERAGIAYVYFIYGMYWCVNAVTRATGLPSAVLVRAVEPVEGIPLMRRRRPHAHRDRDLTNGPGKLCLAMGITGAMNRQSLQRGSLVVRDYASYPDSTVTVTPRIGIRHAADWPLRWFVSGNEYVSGSRQPGLRTRSRE from the coding sequence GTGAAGCCAGGACGCATCATCCCTGCGAGGTTCTACGAGCGCGACACCGAGATCGTAGCCCGCGACATGCTCGGAAAGTTGCTGCAGTGCAACACTCCCGAGGGAGCGACGAGTGGGATCATCGTCGAGACCGAAGCGTACGTCGGCGAGCATGATGCAGCATGTCACGCAGCCGCTGGCCTGACCGCGCGGACTGCGCCATTGTACGAGCGCGCGGGGATCGCGTACGTGTACTTCATCTATGGCATGTACTGGTGCGTCAATGCAGTTACGCGCGCGACCGGACTTCCAAGCGCGGTGCTCGTTCGAGCGGTCGAGCCAGTCGAAGGGATCCCGCTGATGCGCCGCCGCCGTCCGCACGCCCATCGCGACCGCGACCTGACCAACGGGCCGGGCAAGTTATGTCTTGCGATGGGAATTACCGGCGCGATGAACCGGCAATCGTTGCAGCGCGGCTCGCTTGTGGTTCGCGACTACGCATCCTATCCGGATTCCACGGTTACAGTAACGCCGCGCATCGGCATCCGACACGCGGCGGACTGGCCGCTCCGCTGGTTCGTTAGCGGTAACGAATACGTATCCGGAAGTCGTCAGCCCGGTCTGCGAACGCGTTCGCGGGAATGA